A portion of the Micromonospora vinacea genome contains these proteins:
- a CDS encoding DUF6457 domain-containing protein, whose protein sequence is MTVMDDWVTAVCAELDLDPAAVPVPAVLDLARDVAHQVLRPGAPVTAYLMGLAVGRGAEPADAAARLSALAGAWPVGLDAEPADPTAL, encoded by the coding sequence ATGACGGTGATGGACGACTGGGTCACGGCGGTCTGCGCCGAGTTGGACCTGGACCCGGCCGCGGTGCCGGTGCCGGCGGTGCTGGACCTGGCCCGGGACGTCGCCCACCAGGTGCTGCGTCCGGGTGCACCGGTCACCGCGTACCTGATGGGGTTGGCGGTTGGCCGGGGCGCGGAGCCGGCGGACGCTGCGGCGCGGCTCAGCGCGCTGGCGGGCGCCTGGCCGGTCGGGTTGGACGCCGAGCCTGCGGACCCCACGGCCCTCTGA